A genomic segment from Janibacter sp. DB-40 encodes:
- the pdxH gene encoding pyridoxamine 5'-phosphate oxidase, whose amino-acid sequence MSDSPDGIIPRTPPNPDHVDYSGEGLTEDEVPAAPFALVTTWIDAARARQVDRGDVPEPLSFAVATVDADGRPDVRTVLMRFLDADGPGFVTNLESTKSRQLQAAPVIAATLTWPSMFRAIRFRGRAERVGDAEIDAYFTDRPRGSQLSAWVSNQSQPVEGRGPLERAWAEIEARYEGQDVPRPDFWGGWRIVCDELEAWAGRSNRLHDRFRWTRVGDGGLDDASAWRVERLQP is encoded by the coding sequence ATGAGTGACTCCCCGGACGGGATCATCCCGCGCACCCCGCCGAACCCGGACCACGTCGACTACTCCGGCGAGGGGCTGACCGAGGACGAGGTGCCGGCTGCCCCCTTCGCCCTGGTGACGACGTGGATCGACGCCGCCCGCGCGCGGCAGGTCGACCGCGGTGACGTGCCCGAGCCGCTGTCCTTCGCGGTCGCGACGGTCGATGCCGACGGCCGCCCGGACGTGCGCACGGTGCTCATGCGCTTCCTCGACGCGGACGGGCCGGGCTTCGTCACCAACCTCGAGTCGACGAAGTCCCGCCAGCTGCAGGCCGCCCCCGTCATCGCCGCGACCCTGACCTGGCCCTCGATGTTCCGCGCGATCCGTTTCCGCGGGCGGGCCGAGCGCGTGGGGGACGCCGAGATCGACGCCTACTTCACCGACCGGCCGCGGGGCTCGCAGCTCAGTGCGTGGGTCTCGAACCAGTCGCAGCCGGTCGAGGGCCGTGGCCCGCTCGAGCGGGCATGGGCCGAGATCGAGGCGCGCTACGAGGGGCAGGACGTGCCGCGACCGGACTTCTGGGGCGGCTGGCGGATCGTCTGCGACGAGCTCGAGGCGTGGGCCGGCCGCAGCAACCGGCTGCACGACCGCTTCCGCTGGACCCGCGTGGGCGACGGCGGCCTCGACGACGCGAGCGCCTGGCGGGTCGAGCGCCTGCAACCCTGA